A genomic region of Xyrauchen texanus isolate HMW12.3.18 chromosome 29, RBS_HiC_50CHRs, whole genome shotgun sequence contains the following coding sequences:
- the LOC127623165 gene encoding P2Y purinoceptor 3-like, producing the protein MTSLNLSSSILPSCTYKEDFKRYLLPSIYSLVFIFGLPLNFIIILRIWGSRHTLTRSQIYMLNLAVADFLYVCSLPLLIYNYASWDYWPFGDFTCRMVRFQFYSNLHGSIFFLTCISLQRYLGICHPLTQWPRRGGRRLTWMICAGVWVAVVVLCAPTFEFASTGIQRNRTVCYDLSVPNRAPEYFPYGIALTCMGFVLPFLVIMVLYCKMARVLCEIGVARGDSATEKKSKAVKMIIIVMLVFAISFLPFHVTKTLYLLVRTFPTAPCEMRNLLSVVYKSTRPFASMNSVLDPILFYFTQPKYRRTTKSLLLKITSIKEKSSKV; encoded by the coding sequence ATGACATCTCTTAACCTTTCCAGCTCCATTCTGCCTTCCTGCACCTAcaaggaggacttcaaacgctacctCCTCCCATCCATCTACAGCTTGGTCTTCATTTTCGGGCTGCCTCTCAACTTCATCATCATTTTGAGAATCTGGGGCTCCCGTCACACATTGACGCGCAGCCAGATCTACATGCTCAACCTTGCTGTGGCTGACTTCCTGTACGTCTGCTCACTTCCTCTTCTCATATACAACTACGCCAGCTGGGACTATTGGCCATTTGGCGACTTCACTTGCCGCATGGTTCGCTTTCAGTTCTACAGCAACCTACATGGAAGCATCTTTTTCCTCACCTGCATCAGCTTACAACGCTACCTCGGGATCTGCCATCCACTCACGCAGTGGCCCAGACGAGGTGGACGCAGGCTGACGTGGATGATCTGCGCTGGCGTATGGGTGGCTGTTGTGGTGCTCTGCGCCCCAACGTTTGAGTTTGCCTCAACCGGAATCCAACGCAACCGTACAGTGTGCTACGACCTCAGCGTTCCCAATCGTGCACCTGAGTACTTCCCCTACGGCATCGCCTTGACCTGCATGGGTTTTGTTCTGCCATTCCTGGTGATCATGGTGCTGTACTGTAAAATGGCAAGGGTTCTTTGTGAGATTGGCGTAGCCAGAGGTGACTCTGCCACGGAGAAGAAGAGTAAAGCCGTTAAGATGATTATAATCGTAATGCTGGTGTTCGCCATCAGTTTTTTGCCATTCCATGTGACAAAGACGCTCTACTTGTTGGTCAGGACTTTTCCTACAGCTCCTTGTGAAATGAGGAACCTCTTGTCAGTGGTCTACAAAAGCACGAGACCATTCGCCAGTATGAACAGTGTGCTAGATCCCATTCTGTTCTACTTCACCCAACCAAAGTACAGACGCACTACGAAGAGCTTGCTGCTGAAGATCACCTCCATTAAAGAGAAGAGTTCCAAAGTGTGA